In a single window of the Heterodontus francisci isolate sHetFra1 chromosome 35, sHetFra1.hap1, whole genome shotgun sequence genome:
- the LOC137350576 gene encoding histone H3-like yields MCSRFSINRLCVSDCAESVEKMARTKQTARKSTGGKAPRKQLATKAARKSAPATGGVKKPHRYRPGTVALREIRRYQKSTELLIRKLPFQRLVREIAQDFKTDLRFQSSAVMALQEASEAYLVGLFEDTNLCAIHAKRVTIMPKDIQLARRIRGERA; encoded by the coding sequence ATGTGCAGCAGATTCAGTATTAACAGGCTGTGTGTCTCAGATTGTGCAGAATCCGTTGAGAAAATGGCCCGGACAAAGCAGACAGCGcgtaaatcgaccggagggaaagctcctcgcaaacagctggctaccaaagcggcccggaagagcgctccagccacgggtggAGTAAAGAAGCCTCATCGCTACAGACCCGGCACTGTAgctctgagggagatccgccgctaccagaaatccactgagctgctcatccgcaaactgcccttccagcgcctggtcagaGAGATCgctcaggacttcaagacagacctgcgcttccagagctcggccgtcatggccctgcaggaggccagcgaggcttacctggtggggctctttgaggacaccaacctgtgcgccatccacgccaagcgagtcaccatcatgcccaaagacatccagctggcccgccgcatccgcggggaacgcgccTAA
- the LOC137350577 gene encoding histone H2B 1/2-like: EKKKAAAKKGAKKTVSKPSAKGGKKRRKSRKESYSIYIYKVMKQVHPDTGISSKAMSIMNSFVNDIFERIAGEASRLAHYNKRSTISSREIQTAVRLLLPGELAKHAVSEGTKAVTKYTSSK; encoded by the coding sequence gagaagaagaaagcagctgctaagaagggcgccaagaaaactgtgagtaaaccgtcagcaaagggcggcaagaagcggagaaagtcgaggaaggagagttactccatctacatctacaaagtgatgaagcaggttcaccccgacaccggcatctcctccaaggccatgagcatcatgaactcgtttgtgaacgatattttcgagcgcatcgcgggtgaggcttcccgcctggcccattataacaagcgcagcaccatcagctcccgggagatccagaccgccgtgcgcctgctgctgcccggggagctggccaagcacgccgtgtcggaagggacaaaggcagtgaccaagtacaccagctccaagtaa